In Parafrankia discariae, the genomic stretch ACAACAGACCACGGAATCAACCATCCTGCCGCTCCGACGATCAAGCTCGCCTGCCCAGTCGATCAAGGAGTGGTTAGCTTAACTTAGCGGTATTGATCAGCTGGGACCACACCGTGCGACTCTGGAACGTCACCGACCTTCGCCGACCAGTATCTATCACCACTCTCACAGACCAGGTCGACGGTGCCGCAGACATCGCATTCAACCCAACCAGCACTATTCTTGCTATTCCTGACAAAACCGGCGGAGTTCAACTCTGGGACACCGAAGACCCTCACTATCCGAAAATTCTGAGCCAATCCATTCGAATTCCTAGCCCGATACGCGGTCTCGCATTCGATCCCGACGGCACCATCCTGGCTACCAGCGGAGACGACCGTGCCATCCGGCTCTGGGACATCAGTCGACCTCAGCAACCACAGCTTTTGGCGACCTTCACCGGCAGCCATGAAGGAATCGTGCGCAGAATTTCATTCAACCCGAAAAGGAAGATTTTTGCCACGGGCAGCGACGACAAGTCCGTGCGCCTTTGGACCGCAGACCCCGACCAGATCGCGGAACGGGCATGCGCGAGCCCAACCGGGCAGATAACACAAGACGAATGGCGCCGCTATCTTCCGAACATCACATACCAATCGGTGTGCCCGCAGAGCTAGCGAAAGAACCTCCAGAGATCACACGTCGACGACACCCGCCTCGTGACTCCAACACGGTTTCCGTTCTGGATTCCCAGCCCACTCCGTTTCCCCGGCCGGCGGCCCCGTCGCGGGGATGACCTCCCCGGGAGGGCTGGTAGCCGTCAGCGGCGGAGGCCGCGGGGGAGCTGGGGGCGGTAGCCGGGCCAACGGCACGCCGCCCGTCGACCGAGCCGAGGTGCTGGCCGGGCCCGTCGTTGCGCAGGTGGGGCGTCGTCCGTGGTCAGTCCTCGGGGAGGCACGCGCGGGCTGCCGAGTTGGTGAGGACAGCCTGCGTGGTGGCGGGCAGGCCGAGCCTGTTCCAGTGGAAGATCACTGTGTGGGCGAGGACGGTGCGCAGGCCTCGGGTCAGGGTGCCGGCGGAAGCGGCCGCGGCGAGGCGCCCGCCGGCGGTCTCGAAGGCGTCACGCCAGGGGGCGGCGAACGCGGCCGGCCCGTTGGGGGCGAACAGTGGTGATCCCGTCTGAGTAGGGGCGGCGAGCAGGGTGCGGAGCTGGGCGGTGAAGGTGGTCCGCGCCGGGGATGGGGGCGGGTCGGGGCGCATCGCGGCGACGCGGGTGAAGACGTCGCCGCGTTCGTACCAGTCGAGGCCGGCGGCGACGCACATGGAACTGATCAGCAGGACGGACAGCTCGCGGCGGGCCAGCGGCGGGTTGTTGCGGCGGAGGAAGTCGAGGACTCCGGCGGAGTCGGCGCAGAAGAGCGCGTGGGCGATACCCATGCCGCCGTCGCCGCCGAACGCTGCCGTTTCCGGCTCGTAGATGGCTGGGCTCCACGCGGCGACGGCTCCGGCGGCGGTCAGGTCGTCGAGCAGCTGGTGGACCGCGTCCGTGTCGGCGTTGAGGAGGCGTATCCGCCAGCCGGGCGGCTTGTTCATATGCCACCAGCCGGACGCCGCGCCGCCCGCCACGAATGCGTCGAGGTGGGGGCCGATGAG encodes the following:
- a CDS encoding WD40 repeat domain-containing protein, coding for MISWDHTVRLWNVTDLRRPVSITTLTDQVDGAADIAFNPTSTILAIPDKTGGVQLWDTEDPHYPKILSQSIRIPSPIRGLAFDPDGTILATSGDDRAIRLWDISRPQQPQLLATFTGSHEGIVRRISFNPKRKIFATGSDDKSVRLWTADPDQIAERACASPTGQITQDEWRRYLPNITYQSVCPQS
- a CDS encoding thiopeptide-type bacteriocin biosynthesis protein; the encoded protein is MSAAVLTTPTAGRVVDAVRALLAGRDIAVAAAEAGLAPADLADAADTYHLAGITALEQRATARWHQVHVRPAGNHPADRTLATLIGPHLDAFVAGGAASGWWHMNKPPGWRIRLLNADTDAVHQLLDDLTAAGAVAAWSPAIYEPETAAFGGDGGMGIAHALFCADSAGVLDFLRRNNPPLARRELSVLLISSMCVAAGLDWYERGDVFTRVAAMRPDPPPSPARTTFTAQLRTLLAAPTQTGSPLFAPNGPAAFAAPWRDAFETAGGRLAAAASAGTLTRGLRTVLAHTVIFHWNRLGLPATTQAVLTNSAARACLPED